A stretch of Pseudomonas sp. 7SR1 DNA encodes these proteins:
- a CDS encoding GlxA family transcriptional regulator — MNHDVVASDSICQPRTLVFLAYPQMGLLDLTGAQTVFWAATKAMTERGLPGYAVHTASLDGGLMRTAEGLAVDTCALHRFDEAPIDTLIVPGAPDIRQAMIDCVDLVDWLRAASVKARRTASVCSGTFLMAQAGLLDGRRAATHWAMCEMLRNGFPAVEVDLDAIFIQQDRIWTSAGVSAGIDMALALVEADCGREVALQVARELVVFLKRPGGQAQFSQLLQLQTRDSAGFDELHVWISQHLDDDLTIEQLARQARMSPRNFARVYKRRTGHTPAKAVEMFRLEAARRLLEDSQRNIDQIARSCGFGDEERMRLTFQRHLSISPRDYRQRFSR, encoded by the coding sequence ATGAACCATGACGTCGTCGCCAGCGATTCGATCTGCCAGCCCCGTACCCTGGTCTTCCTGGCCTACCCGCAGATGGGCTTGCTGGACCTGACCGGTGCCCAGACCGTCTTCTGGGCGGCTACCAAGGCCATGACTGAACGTGGCCTGCCCGGCTACGCAGTGCACACGGCGAGCCTCGACGGCGGGTTGATGCGAACCGCCGAAGGCCTCGCCGTGGACACCTGCGCCCTGCACCGCTTCGACGAGGCGCCTATCGATACCTTGATCGTGCCCGGCGCCCCCGATATCCGCCAGGCCATGATCGACTGCGTCGATCTGGTGGATTGGCTGCGGGCCGCCTCGGTCAAGGCCAGGCGCACCGCATCGGTATGCAGCGGCACGTTCCTGATGGCCCAGGCAGGCCTGCTCGACGGGCGCCGGGCCGCCACCCATTGGGCCATGTGCGAGATGCTCAGGAACGGTTTCCCGGCGGTCGAAGTCGACCTGGACGCGATTTTCATCCAGCAGGACCGGATATGGACCTCGGCGGGCGTCAGTGCTGGCATCGACATGGCCCTGGCCCTGGTCGAAGCCGACTGCGGTCGCGAAGTCGCGCTGCAAGTGGCCCGGGAGCTGGTGGTGTTTCTCAAGCGGCCCGGCGGACAGGCGCAGTTCAGCCAACTGCTGCAATTGCAGACCCGGGACAGCGCCGGATTCGACGAGCTGCACGTCTGGATCAGCCAGCACCTGGACGATGACCTGACCATCGAACAACTGGCTCGCCAGGCCCGGATGAGTCCGCGCAATTTCGCCCGGGTCTACAAGCGTCGCACGGGACATACCCCGGCCAAGGCCGTGGAGATGTTCCGCCTGGAAGCCGCGCGACGGCTGCTGGAAGACTCCCAGCGCAACATCGACCAGATTGCCCGGTCGTGCGGCTTCGGTGACGAGGAGCGGATGCGCCTCACCTTCCAGCGCCACCTTTCGATTTCCCCACGGGACTACCGTCAACGGTTTTCCCGCTGA
- a CDS encoding UvrD-helicase domain-containing protein produces the protein MAQHSPDLPPEFLPVAQMPLLKRLAARLFGHGLTRLRAQHRASWLHGQADGFRSGHTAGFDYGYQEGRAEGLEEGRQVLLIRDARSTEHPAPRVDDLLFDDWRLPLTAELKKRIKADVARLLPAHAQPSAAQWKMIFSDTPSTSVVAGAGAGKSTTLVLRIVLLSQYLGFELDSMTVVTFTRESRKDFIQKLIEVFALWGRTVSLKEARDLVRTFHSRILPMVRSLPGFERLQAFETLSHRAVAGDDDEGNPFDLRINDAQRQQLNACYHHLYQRDERFRELIGSLSRHALQLKALERDHPDVQKRVAVTELAAQRDEELCDAIEDLWFRAGAWPIKGIEPRRQTFQINGSTFHCHGYIASLDAWVMLGFDPQEDARLSRPGARLGIRAEWAVKRTLFQAFCRKPLIWIESYESSRRVLSALAGDASAGPGFDYKVKGELGAAPLLDCFVAAASFIENLGLDVPDAVGQMCFAQDDPDRYFFEALSRFWRAFEDHLLDQSPPVMTYNRMFALFSEHSPENFRLLGDEHLRPLSHLMIDEFQDVSPQIVSWLRACLREVRSRGAAMHVGRAAQRSSLLCVGDDWQSIYGWRGSSPSYFMAFTKQFPSPANTRVMLTDNYRSHQYIIDAAEHIVRAAAAIPGKKAKASGKPSVPSPVAVLDRDDEGMARKLEEHYRKGDSILMLYRKTSDKLLIEKHIQPIVNVDSSLPHPARRLRQMTYHSAKGLQADAVFLLGDCQHLSSSPYKNQVYRMAGLGQDGDAEPYDTAQKDEILRLAYVGITRAVQHCYWYVDGQEGQAANAPRASDRIGTGKAFFADQRRARGG, from the coding sequence GTGGCGCAACACTCTCCCGATCTTCCTCCCGAATTTCTACCCGTGGCCCAGATGCCGCTGCTCAAGCGCCTGGCCGCGCGCTTGTTCGGCCACGGCCTGACGCGGCTGCGAGCCCAGCACCGGGCATCGTGGTTGCACGGTCAGGCGGATGGTTTTCGTAGTGGTCATACCGCCGGTTTCGATTACGGATATCAGGAAGGCCGGGCCGAGGGGCTGGAAGAGGGGCGCCAGGTCCTGTTGATCCGTGACGCTCGCAGCACCGAGCACCCGGCGCCGAGAGTCGATGATCTGTTGTTCGATGACTGGCGCCTGCCCTTGACCGCTGAACTGAAGAAACGCATCAAGGCGGATGTGGCCCGATTGCTGCCCGCCCACGCGCAGCCCAGTGCCGCGCAATGGAAGATGATTTTCAGCGACACACCGTCCACCTCGGTGGTGGCGGGGGCCGGTGCGGGCAAGTCCACGACCCTGGTGCTGCGTATCGTGCTGCTGTCCCAATACCTGGGGTTCGAACTGGATTCGATGACCGTGGTGACCTTCACCCGCGAGTCACGCAAGGATTTCATCCAGAAACTGATCGAGGTTTTCGCCTTGTGGGGGCGTACGGTCAGTCTCAAGGAAGCGCGAGACCTGGTGCGGACCTTCCATTCGAGAATTCTGCCCATGGTGCGCAGCCTGCCGGGATTCGAACGGCTCCAGGCTTTCGAGACCCTGAGCCATCGCGCGGTGGCGGGCGATGACGATGAGGGCAATCCCTTTGACTTGCGCATCAATGATGCTCAACGCCAGCAGCTAAACGCCTGCTATCACCACCTTTACCAGCGCGATGAACGATTCCGTGAGCTGATCGGCTCGCTGTCCCGGCACGCCCTGCAACTCAAGGCCTTGGAGCGCGACCACCCCGATGTACAGAAACGCGTCGCCGTCACCGAACTTGCCGCCCAGCGTGACGAAGAGTTGTGCGATGCCATCGAGGACCTGTGGTTCCGCGCCGGGGCGTGGCCCATCAAGGGCATCGAGCCCAGGCGCCAGACCTTCCAGATCAACGGCTCGACATTCCACTGCCATGGCTACATTGCCTCGCTGGATGCCTGGGTAATGCTGGGCTTCGACCCGCAGGAGGATGCCCGGCTCAGCCGACCGGGGGCACGCCTGGGCATCCGGGCGGAATGGGCTGTAAAGCGCACCCTGTTTCAAGCTTTCTGTCGTAAGCCATTGATATGGATAGAAAGTTACGAATCGTCAAGACGTGTTTTGAGTGCGTTGGCTGGGGATGCCAGCGCCGGCCCAGGGTTCGACTATAAGGTCAAGGGCGAACTGGGGGCGGCACCGCTGCTGGATTGTTTCGTGGCCGCCGCCAGTTTCATCGAGAACCTTGGCCTGGACGTTCCGGATGCGGTAGGACAGATGTGCTTCGCACAGGACGACCCGGACCGATACTTTTTCGAGGCACTGAGTCGTTTCTGGCGAGCCTTCGAAGACCATCTGCTCGACCAGTCGCCACCTGTGATGACCTACAACCGGATGTTCGCGCTGTTCAGCGAGCATTCACCGGAAAACTTCAGATTGCTGGGCGATGAGCACCTACGGCCCTTGTCGCACCTGATGATCGACGAGTTCCAGGACGTCTCGCCGCAGATCGTCTCCTGGCTTCGCGCCTGTCTTCGAGAAGTGCGCAGTCGTGGAGCGGCCATGCACGTGGGGCGCGCCGCGCAACGTTCGTCATTGCTGTGCGTGGGGGACGACTGGCAATCCATCTACGGCTGGCGCGGCAGCTCACCCAGTTACTTCATGGCGTTCACCAAGCAGTTTCCGTCGCCGGCGAACACCCGGGTCATGCTCACGGACAACTACCGCAGCCATCAATACATCATCGATGCGGCCGAGCACATCGTGCGGGCCGCCGCCGCCATCCCCGGCAAGAAAGCCAAGGCCAGCGGCAAGCCTTCGGTACCCAGCCCGGTCGCGGTGCTCGATCGCGACGACGAGGGCATGGCCCGCAAGCTGGAAGAACATTATCGCAAGGGCGATTCAATCTTGATGTTGTATCGAAAAACAAGCGATAAGCTTTTAATAGAAAAGCATATTCAGCCAATAGTTAATGTGGATTCTAGCTTGCCGCATCCGGCTCGCCGCTTGCGCCAAATGACCTATCACAGTGCTAAAGGGCTACAGGCAGATGCGGTATTCCTGCTTGGTGACTGCCAGCACCTGAGCAGCTCGCCCTACAAGAATCAGGTCTACCGAATGGCCGGGCTGGGACAGGACGGGGATGCCGAACCGTACGATACGGCGCAGAAAGACGAGATCCTGCGCCTGGCCTACGTGGGGATCACACGAGCAGTGCAGCACTGCTACTGGTACGTCGACGGGCAGGAAGGCCAGGCCGCCAACGCGCCCAGGGCCTCGGATCGCATCGGAACGGGCAAGGCCTTCTTTGCCGACCAGCGTCGCGCCCGGGGTGGGTGA
- a CDS encoding DUF1652 domain-containing protein, which translates to MNRGSSGKVTFPNACQLMRWHFHPMGFEASMDAPGSMVARLFDRASGETMIAIAGIPCATVMNAPDVERIIEAVEAELEAFVPPVGLRRFAS; encoded by the coding sequence ATGAATAGAGGATCGTCCGGCAAGGTTACGTTTCCCAACGCCTGCCAGTTGATGCGTTGGCATTTCCATCCCATGGGTTTCGAGGCCAGTATGGACGCCCCGGGCAGCATGGTGGCCCGTCTGTTCGACCGCGCCAGCGGCGAAACCATGATCGCGATTGCGGGCATTCCCTGCGCGACCGTGATGAACGCTCCCGATGTGGAGCGAATCATCGAGGCGGTGGAAGCGGAGCTGGAAGCCTTTGTGCCTCCCGTTGGCTTGAGGCGATTTGCATCCTGA